A genomic stretch from Hypanus sabinus isolate sHypSab1 unplaced genomic scaffold, sHypSab1.hap1 scaffold_713, whole genome shotgun sequence includes:
- the LOC132389940 gene encoding uncharacterized protein LOC132389940 → MPQQLTASKTEELITDFRKRKGTQHGTLDRLPTHHGTLDRLPTHHGTLDRLLTHHGTLDRLPTQHGTLDRLPTHHGTLDRLPTHHGTLDWLPTQHGTLDRLPTQHGTLDRLPTHHGTLDRLPTQHRTLDWLPTQHGTLDRLPTHLGTLDRLPTHHGTLDRLPTQHGTLDRLPTQHGTLDRLPTHHGTLDRLPTQHGTLDRLPTQHGTLDWLPTHHGTLDWLPTHQGTLDRLPTHHGTLDWLPTHHGTLDRLPTQHGTLDRLPHSTGPWTGCPPSTGPWTGCPPSTGPWTGCPPSTGPWTGCHTARDPGPVAHPPRDPGPVAHPARDPGPVAHPARDPGPVAHPPRDPGPVAHPPRDPGPVAHPPRDPGPVAHPARDPGPVATQHGTLDRLPTQHGTLDRLPTQHGTLDRLPHSGHWRGVPSWRGRVNALWKCTSHSPRQTER, encoded by the exons ATGCCACAACAACTCACTGCCAGCAAGACcgaggagctgattactgacttcaggaagaggaaa GGCACCCAGCACGGGACCCTGGACCGGTTGCCCACCCACCACGGGACCCTGGACCGGTTGCCCACCCACCACGGGACCCTGGACCGGTTGCTCACCCACCACGGGACCCTGGACCGGTTGCCCACCCAGCACGGGACCCTGGACCGGTTGCCCACCCACCACGGGACCCTGGACCGGTTGCCCACCCACCACGGGACCCTGGACTGGTTGCCCACCCAGCACGGGACCCTGGACCGGTTGCCCACCCAGCACGGGACCCTGGACCGGTTGCCCACCCACCACGGGACCCTGGACCGGTTGCCCACCCAGCACAGGACCCTGGACTGGTTGCCCACCCAGCACGGGACCCTGGACCGGTTGCCCACCCACCTCGGGACCCTGGACCGGTTGCCCACCCACCACGGGACCCTGGACCGGTTGCCCACCCAGCACGGGACCCTGGACCGGTTGCCCACCCAGCACGGGACCCTGGACCGGTTGCCCACCCACCACGGGACCCTGGACCGGTTGCCCACCCAGCACGGGACCCTGGACCGGTTGCCCACCCAGCACGGGACCCTGGACTGGTTGCCCACCCACCACGGGACCCTGGACTGGTTGCCCACCCACCAGGGGACCCTGGACCGGTTGCCCACCCACCACGGGACCCTGGACTGGTTGCCCACCCACCACGGGACCCTGGACCGGTTGCCCACCCAGCACGGGACCCTGGACCGGTTGCCACACAGCACGGGACCCTGGACCGGTTGCCCACCCAGCACGGGACCCTGGACCGGTTGCCCACCCAGCACGGGACCCTGGACCGGTTGCCCACCCAGCACGGGACCCTGGACCGGTTGCCACACAGCACGGGACCCTGGACCGGTTGCCCACCCACCACGGGACCCTGGACCGGTTGCCCACCCAGCACGGGACCCTGGACCGGTTGCCCACCCAGCACGGGACCCTGGACCGGTTGCCCACCCACCACGGGACCCTGGACCGGTTGCCCACCCACCACGGGACCCTGGACCGGTTGCCCACCCACCACGGGACCCTGGACCGGTTGCCCACCCAGCACGGGACCCTGGACCGGTTGCCACACAGCACGGGACCCTGGACCGGTTGCCCACCCAGCACGGGACCCTGGACCGGTTGCCCACCCAGCACGGGACCCTGGACCGGTTGCCACACAGCGGTCACTGGCGAGGGGTGCCGAGCTGGCGGGGGCGTGTGAACGCGCTGTGGAAATGCACATCTCACTCCCCGCGACAGACGGAGAGGTAA